In the genome of Roseovarius sp. Pro17, the window ACCGGTCTGTTTCGTGGCCGGCACAAGGATAAAGACCATTGAGGGGATGCGTCCGATCGAGACGCTTGTTCCAGGCGACATGATCTATACCTGCGACGAGGGTTATCAGCCGTTGCGCTGGCTGGGCACCCGCGAAATAACGGGGCTGGGGAACTTTGCACCGATCTTGATCAAAAAAAACGCGCTCGGCAACTGTCGCGATCTCTGGGTGTCGCCGCAACACCGGATGCTGATCTCAGACTGGCGGGCCGAGCTATGGTCTGGCGAGCCGGAAGTTCTGGTGGCGGCGAAGCGGCTGATCAATGATACAACGATAATACAAAAACCGGTGCTGCGGGTCATCTATTGCCACATGCTATTTGACCGCCATCAGATAGTGATGGCTGAAGGCTGTGCCTCGGAAAGTCTGCACCCAGGGCGACAGGCACTAATGGGGCTTTCCGAAGAGAGTCGAAGCGAGTTGTTCGAGCTCTTCCCCGAGCTTGCCCTCGAACTGAATAATCCCCCCCTGTCTGATCGGCAAACCGCGCGGCCAGTAATCCGGGGCGCGCTGGCCGACATGATGGGGCATCAGGCATCTTGATGCATGGCACCGCATTCTGAATGCTTAACTGAAACCTGACAGAACCATAACGGGTGCGGACAGTGAGCTTTCGCTGGATGGGATCGGAGTCGGAACACATACCTTTCCTTGGTAATGTCCATCTGGCCATCTAAAATGCTGAACGATGAGCGAATGGCCGGTCTGGGGACGCTGCGCCGCAGCATATGTAGTTGATGCGAACGGCAGCTTCGGGCCGTCAGTGTATGCAGCCTAAGTACATCTCAGCGAACCGACCCATAGCCAATGCAGCGGTCTTTTGATCAACTGTATCGTCTATGAACAGGCCCCAAGGGAAAACACAAACGGTCGCGATGTCAAAATCATCTATGAGATCCGGCTTGTTTTTGGAAAGGAAAGAATAGCGAATGCCCGCCCACATTTCGAAACCGAGTTCGACCTCCATGCCGTCGTAAACACCGTCACCCGGCGCATCGAGTTTGATCGTCTTCGTGATATGTCCCATCGAGTCCAGGAGCATCGTAGCGCAAGTATGAGCAACAATGTCTGCAAGCTGGATGCCACGGACTTTTCGGGAGTCCTGCTCGAAATGGCAGTGACACCGGTTTGCAGCATATGATCCCTGTAAGGACTTCTGGGCGTTTTTGACTGATGAAAACAAACCTTCATCGAAAAAGACTTCATGTTCAGTTTCGCTCAGTTTCGGGTGCTTCAGGGCAGCATTTAGAAGTTCGAGAGAAGCAGGCCCGAGCCTTCGATCATCACCGACGACACAGACAGCGATTTTGCAGTTCTTCGCGATGAATAGCTTCAGTGACGAACGAAGCCGCTGAAGATTGTCATCGCCCTTCATTTTGGCCGAGGACTTAAACTCGAACGTCGAGGGGTCATATCCGTACTCCTCAAACATCGTGCTCAACGCTTCAGATGGGTCGAAGTCGCAAGTCACGAATGCCGCCAGCGAGAACCCAAAACTGTGATGTTTGCTATCGTCCAAATACAGAAATGCCATGCCTATACGTAGCTATTCAAAGCTGAAGAGGGAAGCCGTGCTGTCAAGCCAGCTTGCCGCTTTGTCGACCTCCTTCGAAGCCACTCACTTAAACCGCTCGCAGTGTCTGGATCTATATGCTGCGACGCCGCGTACATGACCGAACTCGAAGGTCAGACATGGGCCGTTCACGTCAGTCGAACAATTCTATCTGTCGTGTCCAATTTATAGGGAGCGGTTCCAACAACCGTGCCGACGTCAACCTCATATCCTGTTGCCCATTTAGGATTGCGTCGACGATGTCAGGCGCGAGGAGCGTGAGCCGCAGAACGCGCGTCATGTAGGACGGCGCGATTCCCTCGCGCTCCGCCAGCTCGGCGATTGTGACAAACTCCCCCGACTCCAGCATCCGCTTCCAGCGAAACGCCCGTGCCAGCGCCTTGATCAAAGTATTATCCATCTTGCTGTGCCCAGATGCCCCATCCGGCAGCTGAATCTCCTTGCGGCCGCCACGCTTCACGAGGCGAAACGGGATATGCACGGTCACCGTTTCCGGCACTGCCTTCGCGCGGGTCATGCCGCCGTTCCGAGATCAGTCCTCATTTCGTGCGCCAGCCCGGTTAGACCGTCCATCCGGAGGCGCACATTCAGGCCATCGGTGCCGATATCGATCCGCTCAACCAGCAGTGTCGCGATGCGCGCCTGCTCAGCGGGGAAGAGTTCATCCCAGAGCGGATCGAGTCGGGTCAGGGCTTCTCGGGCGTCGGCCTCGGTGATGCCGCCATCCTGCGAGCGGGCCATCTTCCATGTGCCCGCCACAATCTCAGGCTGGCGGAACACGGCGCGGAGTTGGTTGATGACGGCTTTCTCGATTTCGCCCGCCGGGACGCGTCCAACCGGACAGGATCCAGCACCGTGCTTGAGCACCGTCTGGCTGACATAGTAGCGGTAGAGCTTGCCGCCCTTGCGCGTGTGGGTCGGCGAGAAGGCGGCACCATCAGGACCGTAGAGCAGCCCTTTCAACAGCGCGGGCGTGTCGGCGCGCGTGCGGGCTGCGCGCTTGCGGGGGCTTTCGGTCAGGATGGCATGGACCTTGTTCCAGACGTCGCGGTCGACGATGGCGTCGTGCTCGCCGGGATAGCTGGTTCCTTTGTGCACGGCTTCGCCGATGTAGACGCGGTTGTTCAGCAGCCGGTAGATGAACTTCTTATCGATGCGGTTGCCGCGACTCGTGGTGACACCCTTCGCATCCAGTTCTCGGGCAAGTTCAGTGCCGGAGCCGATCTCGACAAAACGGTCAAAGACGCTGCGTACGATCTCGGCTTGGGATGGGATGATGACCAGCTTGCGATCCTTCACGTCATAGCCGAAGGGCAGGTTGCCTCCCATGAAGATGCCCTTCTTGCGGCTGGCGGCGAACTTGTCGCGGATGCGTTCGGCCGTCACCTCACGCTCGAACTGGGCGAAGCTGAGCAGGATGTTCAGCGTCAGCCGCCCCATGGACGTGGTGGTGTTGAACGATTGGGTGACGGAAACGAAGGT includes:
- a CDS encoding Hint domain-containing protein — encoded protein: MPAYYSYDNTIRGTQSTVNGNSFAYNVAPSNGSTWQWSGSSFTHTVYEEDPNATFYNGDPDNEQTQANMGVGQAGEQSVMIDGTARAVVYDYTFRVSDGTNTYDIAVIDVDLNNDGDLNDSGEDGYYLVFLGTPPPPNTPLTSQGIVDNSDNRTHASMGGQPVCFVAGTRIKTIEGMRPIETLVPGDMIYTCDEGYQPLRWLGTREITGLGNFAPILIKKNALGNCRDLWVSPQHRMLISDWRAELWSGEPEVLVAAKRLINDTTIIQKPVLRVIYCHMLFDRHQIVMAEGCASESLHPGRQALMGLSEESRSELFELFPELALELNNPPLSDRQTARPVIRGALADMMGHQAS
- a CDS encoding recombinase family protein, giving the protein MTKPIVRKLRCAVYTRKSSEEGLEQEFNSLHAQREACEAYIASQRSEGWVLVHDQYDDGGISGGTLERPGLRRLLAEVEDGLVDVVVVYKIDRLSRSLMDFSKLVEVFDRNDVTFVSVTQSFNTTTSMGRLTLNILLSFAQFEREVTAERIRDKFAASRKKGIFMGGNLPFGYDVKDRKLVIIPSQAEIVRSVFDRFVEIGSGTELARELDAKGVTTSRGNRIDKKFIYRLLNNRVYIGEAVHKGTSYPGEHDAIVDRDVWNKVHAILTESPRKRAARTRADTPALLKGLLYGPDGAAFSPTHTRKGGKLYRYYVSQTVLKHGAGSCPVGRVPAGEIEKAVINQLRAVFRQPEIVAGTWKMARSQDGGITEADAREALTRLDPLWDELFPAEQARIATLLVERIDIGTDGLNVRLRMDGLTGLAHEMRTDLGTAA
- a CDS encoding DUF3800 domain-containing protein encodes the protein MAFLYLDDSKHHSFGFSLAAFVTCDFDPSEALSTMFEEYGYDPSTFEFKSSAKMKGDDNLQRLRSSLKLFIAKNCKIAVCVVGDDRRLGPASLELLNAALKHPKLSETEHEVFFDEGLFSSVKNAQKSLQGSYAANRCHCHFEQDSRKVRGIQLADIVAHTCATMLLDSMGHITKTIKLDAPGDGVYDGMEVELGFEMWAGIRYSFLSKNKPDLIDDFDIATVCVFPWGLFIDDTVDQKTAALAMGRFAEMYLGCIH